In Pedobacter sp. W3I1, one DNA window encodes the following:
- a CDS encoding DUF2723 domain-containing protein — MNYSRINTIGGWLCFIVAALTYILTLDQSVSFWDCGEFISSAFRMEVVHQPGAPIVSMIQRLFSALAFGDKTKVAYFINISSALASAGTILFLFWTITALAKKTVIKKGEEITNQKIIGIMGAGFVGALAYAFSDSFWFSAVEAEVYAISSLCSAIVFWGILKWESQADEPRSDRWLLFVAYIMGISIGVHILNLLTIPALIFVYYFKKNPSPNWQSILKVFFVSIAVLAAVQFGIIQYVISFAANFDYFFVNTMGLGFGTGILFFAALVIGSLVYGIRYSILKNKRVLNLAMLFTVLLLFGYSSFALLIIRAQAKPNLNNYNVDNVYSFSRYVGRDQYGDRPLLYGENYNSEKIDIKETGKIIRKGEKKYELAGTKSAYVFADKTLLPRMYSDKPEHINFYKSYMGFDDEYKPTLMDNLKYMFSFQTGQMYMRYFMWNFVGRQDNEDGQFGGKDGNWLSGIKPLDAIRLGNQKNLPPSIVENKAYNRFFFLPLIIGLIGAVWHFKRNQKDAGIIGLLFVFTGVAIVVYLNSVPVEPRERDYAYVGSFYAFAIWIGLGVLGLKDWVFQKLTPVRASIFASIIALFGAPIIMANQGWDDHDRSDSHVARDMSVSYLKSCAPNAILFTYGDNDTYPVWYAQEVENIRPDVRVVNLSLFTADWYIDGMRKKQNESAPLPITLKHEQYVEGTRDIMYYQDYKIAQHIELQEILDVLLSDHDEDKVTMTDGSKYNVLPTKNLKLAVSPQQVLDTGTVPKEDAGKIASSMEWTFNQNYVTKGTLALFDILAHNNWERPIYFTGAMPDEQYIGLNKYLYMEGLNKRLLPLKPDTAITQDFDRVNLKPMYNNLMNVYGFGNIKNANHLDRQSADDVTMFSNMFNGLLNGLINEGKITESKKVANKYFEVIPAKFYSMRQVMSTYYFTESLYRLNDLNRANAMIKKTADYVGRELSHLADVSESKNQLSSEQDVRFYLGYLGQMVKLTEAFKQDALSKNLEKQYNDLITRFTPFATG, encoded by the coding sequence ATGAATTACTCAAGGATCAACACCATTGGAGGCTGGCTCTGTTTTATCGTTGCCGCCCTCACCTACATCTTAACTTTAGATCAATCTGTAAGTTTCTGGGACTGTGGCGAATTTATTTCTTCAGCCTTCCGAATGGAAGTGGTTCACCAGCCGGGCGCTCCAATCGTTTCCATGATTCAAAGGTTATTTTCGGCACTTGCTTTTGGCGATAAAACCAAGGTAGCTTATTTTATCAATATATCTTCTGCACTTGCCAGTGCAGGCACCATCCTCTTTCTCTTTTGGACAATTACCGCACTGGCCAAAAAAACGGTCATTAAAAAAGGTGAGGAAATCACCAACCAAAAAATCATCGGCATTATGGGCGCCGGTTTTGTAGGGGCTTTGGCTTATGCATTTTCTGATAGTTTTTGGTTTTCTGCCGTAGAAGCAGAAGTTTACGCCATATCGTCGCTTTGTAGTGCTATTGTATTTTGGGGCATATTAAAATGGGAATCGCAGGCTGATGAACCAAGATCAGACCGTTGGTTGCTTTTTGTGGCTTATATCATGGGGATTTCTATTGGTGTACACATCTTAAACCTTCTTACCATCCCCGCCTTAATATTTGTTTATTATTTCAAAAAGAACCCATCGCCCAATTGGCAAAGCATTTTAAAAGTATTTTTTGTTTCAATTGCAGTTCTGGCAGCCGTGCAATTTGGTATTATCCAATATGTTATATCTTTTGCAGCAAACTTTGATTACTTTTTTGTAAACACCATGGGCTTAGGCTTTGGAACGGGTATATTGTTCTTTGCAGCGCTCGTTATCGGGAGTCTGGTTTATGGCATCCGTTATTCTATCCTTAAAAATAAAAGAGTTTTAAACCTGGCCATGTTATTTACCGTTTTGCTGCTTTTTGGATACAGCTCTTTTGCACTCCTCATTATCAGGGCGCAGGCTAAACCAAATTTAAATAACTATAACGTAGATAATGTATATTCTTTTTCGAGGTATGTTGGTCGCGACCAATACGGCGACAGGCCGCTACTTTATGGAGAAAACTATAATTCGGAAAAAATAGACATTAAAGAAACAGGCAAGATTATCCGTAAAGGCGAAAAAAAATATGAGCTTGCCGGAACAAAATCGGCTTATGTTTTTGCCGATAAAACTTTACTGCCACGTATGTACAGTGATAAACCCGAACATATTAATTTTTACAAAAGTTACATGGGTTTTGATGATGAGTACAAACCTACCTTGATGGACAACTTAAAATACATGTTCTCTTTCCAGACCGGACAAATGTACATGCGTTATTTTATGTGGAATTTTGTGGGCAGGCAAGATAATGAAGATGGACAGTTTGGGGGAAAAGATGGCAATTGGCTAAGCGGTATTAAACCTTTGGATGCGATCAGGCTTGGCAATCAAAAAAATCTTCCACCATCCATTGTAGAAAACAAAGCATACAATAGATTTTTCTTTTTGCCTTTAATTATCGGTTTAATTGGTGCGGTTTGGCATTTTAAGCGCAACCAGAAAGACGCAGGTATTATCGGTTTACTCTTCGTTTTTACGGGTGTGGCTATTGTGGTTTACCTTAACTCTGTCCCTGTTGAGCCACGCGAAAGAGATTACGCCTACGTCGGCTCGTTTTATGCATTTGCGATCTGGATAGGTTTAGGCGTATTGGGTTTAAAGGATTGGGTTTTTCAAAAACTAACGCCTGTACGGGCTAGTATCTTTGCTTCGATTATTGCTTTATTTGGCGCTCCGATTATTATGGCCAACCAGGGCTGGGACGATCATGATCGCTCTGATAGCCATGTAGCGAGAGATATGTCTGTCAGTTACCTAAAATCATGCGCACCCAACGCCATTTTGTTCACTTATGGCGATAATGATACCTATCCGGTGTGGTATGCACAGGAGGTTGAAAATATCCGTCCGGATGTACGTGTGGTAAATTTAAGTTTATTTACTGCCGATTGGTACATCGATGGAATGCGAAAAAAGCAAAATGAATCTGCTCCCTTACCCATCACCTTAAAGCATGAGCAATATGTTGAAGGCACCAGGGATATTATGTACTATCAGGATTATAAGATTGCACAACATATCGAATTGCAGGAAATTTTAGATGTACTCCTATCCGATCACGATGAAGATAAAGTAACGATGACTGATGGCTCTAAATACAATGTGTTACCTACCAAAAACCTTAAACTGGCGGTAAGTCCGCAACAGGTTTTAGATACCGGAACGGTACCAAAAGAAGATGCAGGTAAAATTGCAAGCAGTATGGAGTGGACTTTTAACCAGAATTATGTAACTAAAGGAACATTGGCCTTATTTGATATTTTGGCGCACAATAACTGGGAACGACCAATTTATTTTACAGGGGCAATGCCAGATGAGCAATACATTGGGTTAAACAAATACCTTTATATGGAGGGGTTAAATAAAAGATTATTGCCTTTGAAACCAGATACGGCAATTACACAAGATTTTGATCGTGTAAACCTGAAACCAATGTACAACAACCTGATGAATGTGTATGGCTTTGGCAACATTAAAAATGCCAACCATTTAGACAGGCAATCTGCTGATGATGTAACCATGTTCTCGAATATGTTTAATGGCTTATTAAACGGCTTAATAAATGAAGGTAAAATTACTGAAAGCAAAAAAGTGGCTAATAAATATTTTGAGGTGATTCCTGCTAAATTTTACAGTATGCGCCAGGTCATGAGCACTTATTATTTCACCGAAAGTCTCTATCGTTTAAATGACCTGAATCGTGCAAATGCGATGATCAAAAAAACGGCCGATTATGTAGGCAGGGAACTGAGCCACCTGGCTGATGTTTCAGAGAGCAAAAACCAACTATCATCTGAGCAGGATGTACGTTTCTACCTTGGCTATTTAGGACAAATGGTAAAATTAACCGAGGCTTTTAAGCAAGATGCGTTGAGTAAAAACCTGGAAAAACAATACAACGATTTAATCACGAGATTTACGCCATTTGCAACGGGTTAG
- a CDS encoding DUF2723 domain-containing protein — protein sequence MNYSKVNNIVGWICFLIATLTYVLTLEPSASFWDCGEFIASAFRMQVVHQPGAPLFLMLQRFFSIFAAGDLTKIAYWMNVGSAVSSGATILFLFWTITALAKKTVLKAGEELTTGKLISIMGAGAVGALAYTFSDSFWFSAVESEVYAQSSLFTAIVFWAILKWEAHADEPRADRWLLFIAYIMGLSIGIHLLNLLTIPALAFIYYFKRTDKATTSGIIKTLIVGILILAVIQYGIIQYLVSFGAYFDLFFVNTLGLGFGTGVLFFAILLIGALVWGIRYSIQHQKKLLNLGLISTVLIIFGYASFSMIIIRAKADPNLNNSAPKDAFSFLSYLNREQYGDRPLGYGPNYNSERVGVTEGKTIWRKGKDKYEVAGKKTDYEYNNNTLLPRMYSDDPKHAAFYKEWMRLDDTKNPTLVDNVGFLFSYQIGYMYMRYFMWNFAGRQNDEQGQGSGHEGTWISGIKPIDAMLRGNQTNLPPSTVDNKAYNRFFFLPLILGVIGALWHFKRNQKDAGVVALLFFFTGIAIVLYLNQKPLEPRERDYAYVGSFYAFAIWIGLGALAIKEWLFKKLTPTAGAIGATVIGLLAAPVIMAEQGWDDHDRSTKMVPHDIALDYLQSCAPNAILFTYGDNDTYPLWYIQEVENVRPDVRIVNLSLFDTDWYINGLRQKQNESAPLPISMKPEQYVQGERDVMPYDDYKIAGSVELKNVVDLLLSNNESDKVPMQDGTKSNFLPTKNLKITVDPQQVISTGTVPAADASKITTTMDWKFNKGYVTKGTLAMFDILAHNNWKRPIYFASTVPSEQYNGLDKYLYSEGLAMRLLPLKADTTSSEDRPEQLNTPVLYNNVMTKFKWGNMKTAKYLDPQSSDDTFIFTNLFSSLTNSLIKEGKIADAKKVVDKYYEVMPDKFFGIRTVVVKFYMAENLYKLGETVRANDILEKSGDYINKELNYLADISQSKGLTGSQNIQTGLYYLDRMIKTSKAAGQDKLSDKLQKTFNSLEGRLSMFFPQQGPQQ from the coding sequence ATGAATTATTCAAAAGTTAATAATATAGTAGGCTGGATCTGCTTTTTAATTGCTACACTAACTTACGTTTTAACCTTAGAGCCTTCTGCCAGTTTTTGGGATTGCGGTGAATTTATCGCATCAGCATTTAGAATGCAGGTTGTTCACCAGCCTGGTGCACCTTTATTCTTAATGCTCCAACGTTTCTTCTCCATTTTTGCAGCTGGAGATTTAACCAAAATCGCTTACTGGATGAATGTAGGTTCGGCTGTTTCTAGCGGGGCAACTATCTTATTCTTATTTTGGACCATCACTGCACTGGCTAAAAAAACAGTATTAAAAGCTGGTGAAGAACTGACAACCGGCAAATTGATCAGTATTATGGGTGCAGGTGCCGTTGGTGCTTTGGCTTATACTTTCTCTGATAGTTTTTGGTTTTCGGCAGTAGAATCGGAAGTTTATGCACAATCATCGTTATTCACCGCGATTGTATTTTGGGCCATCCTTAAATGGGAAGCACATGCCGATGAGCCACGCGCCGATCGTTGGTTATTGTTTATTGCTTATATTATGGGTTTATCAATTGGTATCCACTTGTTAAACTTGTTAACTATACCGGCTCTTGCTTTTATTTATTATTTCAAAAGAACAGATAAAGCAACAACATCAGGAATTATTAAAACCCTTATTGTTGGTATTTTAATCTTGGCGGTAATCCAATATGGTATTATCCAATACCTGGTTTCGTTTGGTGCATATTTCGATTTATTCTTTGTTAACACATTGGGTTTAGGTTTTGGAACGGGTGTTTTATTCTTCGCCATTTTATTAATCGGTGCGCTGGTTTGGGGAATCCGTTATTCGATCCAACACCAAAAGAAATTATTAAACCTAGGTTTAATCTCTACCGTTTTAATCATTTTCGGTTATGCATCCTTCTCGATGATCATCATCAGGGCAAAGGCAGACCCGAACTTAAACAACAGTGCGCCTAAAGATGCTTTCTCTTTCTTAAGTTACCTAAACCGTGAGCAATATGGCGACAGGCCATTGGGTTACGGCCCTAATTATAACTCTGAAAGAGTAGGTGTAACTGAAGGTAAAACCATCTGGAGAAAAGGAAAAGACAAATATGAGGTAGCAGGTAAAAAAACCGACTACGAGTATAATAACAACACTTTATTACCTCGTATGTATAGCGATGATCCTAAACATGCGGCTTTTTATAAAGAATGGATGCGCTTAGATGATACTAAAAATCCTACTTTAGTAGATAATGTTGGTTTCTTGTTCAGCTATCAGATTGGCTACATGTATATGCGTTATTTCATGTGGAATTTTGCCGGCCGCCAGAATGACGAGCAAGGCCAGGGTAGCGGACATGAAGGCACCTGGATTAGCGGTATTAAACCAATTGATGCCATGTTGAGAGGTAATCAGACTAATCTGCCACCATCAACCGTTGATAACAAAGCGTATAACCGTTTCTTCTTTTTACCATTAATTTTAGGCGTTATCGGTGCACTTTGGCATTTCAAACGTAACCAGAAAGATGCCGGAGTTGTAGCATTATTATTCTTCTTTACCGGTATTGCCATTGTATTATACTTAAATCAAAAACCATTGGAGCCTCGCGAAAGGGATTACGCTTACGTAGGATCCTTCTATGCCTTTGCCATATGGATTGGGCTCGGGGCGCTCGCTATTAAAGAGTGGTTGTTTAAAAAACTAACCCCAACTGCCGGTGCCATTGGTGCAACCGTGATTGGATTACTGGCAGCACCGGTAATTATGGCCGAGCAAGGATGGGATGACCATGACCGTTCTACGAAAATGGTTCCGCATGATATTGCTTTGGATTACCTACAATCCTGTGCGCCAAATGCCATCTTATTTACTTATGGCGATAATGATACCTACCCGCTTTGGTATATCCAGGAGGTAGAAAATGTTCGCCCTGATGTTCGTATTGTAAACTTAAGCTTGTTTGATACCGATTGGTATATCAATGGATTAAGACAAAAACAAAATGAATCGGCTCCATTGCCAATTTCAATGAAACCTGAGCAATATGTACAAGGAGAAAGAGATGTAATGCCATACGATGATTATAAAATTGCCGGTAGTGTTGAGCTTAAAAACGTGGTTGATTTATTGTTATCAAACAATGAGAGCGATAAAGTACCGATGCAGGATGGCACAAAATCGAATTTCCTGCCAACCAAGAACCTTAAAATTACGGTAGATCCACAACAAGTAATCAGTACAGGAACAGTACCTGCAGCCGATGCTTCAAAAATTACCACCACAATGGATTGGAAGTTTAATAAAGGTTATGTGACTAAAGGAACGTTAGCCATGTTCGATATCCTTGCACATAACAACTGGAAACGTCCGATTTATTTCGCTTCTACAGTGCCTTCTGAGCAGTATAACGGCTTAGATAAGTATTTATACAGCGAAGGTTTAGCCATGCGTTTATTACCGCTTAAAGCTGATACTACATCATCAGAAGATAGACCAGAGCAATTAAACACGCCTGTTTTGTATAATAATGTGATGACTAAATTTAAGTGGGGAAATATGAAAACTGCTAAATATTTAGATCCACAGTCATCAGATGATACTTTCATTTTTACCAATCTCTTCAGCAGCTTAACTAACAGCCTAATTAAAGAAGGTAAAATTGCTGATGCCAAAAAAGTAGTAGATAAATACTACGAGGTAATGCCTGATAAATTCTTCGGCATCCGTACGGTTGTAGTGAAATTCTACATGGCTGAAAATTTATATAAACTAGGCGAAACTGTCAGGGCTAATGATATTTTGGAAAAATCCGGCGATTATATCAATAAGGAATTAAACTACCTGGCTGATATTTCACAATCAAAAGGTTTAACCGGGTCGCAGAACATTCAAACCGGCTTATACTATCTGGATCGAATGATTAAAACAAGTAAAGCTGCAGGTCAGGATAAACTGAGCGATAAGCTGCAGAAAACATTTAACAGTTTAGAAGGCCGTTTGTCGATGTTTTTCCCACAGCAGGGGCCACAACAGTAA
- a CDS encoding acetyl-CoA carboxylase carboxyltransferase subunit alpha yields MQQIKTSFDFEKPIADLVQQIEKVKQVAEKTKVDMSATLDELDSKLDETTNNLYKNLTGWNKVQMSRHPDRPQTLDYINMICDDFIEMHGDRTVKDDKAIIGGFASINGQTVMIIGHQKGKNTKERQFRNFGMANPEGYRKALRLMRLAEKFNKPVVSFIDTMGAYPGLEAEERGQGEAIARNLLEMSILRVPIICVVVGEGASGGALGIGIGDKVYMLEHTWYSVISPESCSSILWRSWDFKEKAAECLKLTSDDMFGNKLIDGIIPEPLGGAHQDPELMGRTLKDYLIKDLAALGKLKTDKLIEQRIEKFCAMGVVNE; encoded by the coding sequence ATGCAGCAAATAAAAACATCATTCGATTTTGAAAAACCTATTGCCGATTTAGTTCAGCAGATAGAAAAGGTTAAGCAAGTTGCCGAAAAAACTAAGGTAGATATGTCTGCCACTTTAGACGAGCTTGATAGTAAATTAGATGAAACTACCAATAACTTATATAAAAATTTAACCGGTTGGAACAAGGTTCAGATGAGCCGTCACCCTGATCGCCCGCAAACCCTCGATTATATCAATATGATCTGCGATGATTTTATTGAAATGCACGGCGATAGAACGGTTAAAGATGATAAAGCAATTATTGGCGGTTTTGCTTCTATAAATGGTCAAACGGTAATGATTATTGGTCACCAAAAAGGTAAAAATACCAAAGAGCGTCAGTTTCGCAATTTCGGTATGGCCAATCCGGAAGGTTACCGTAAAGCTTTACGTTTAATGCGTTTGGCTGAAAAATTTAATAAACCGGTTGTTTCTTTTATTGATACTATGGGTGCTTACCCTGGTTTAGAGGCTGAAGAACGTGGACAAGGTGAGGCTATTGCCAGAAACTTATTGGAAATGTCTATCCTACGCGTGCCGATTATCTGCGTTGTTGTTGGTGAAGGTGCTTCCGGAGGTGCTTTAGGTATCGGTATCGGTGATAAAGTATATATGTTAGAGCACACCTGGTACTCGGTAATCTCTCCTGAATCTTGTTCCTCTATTTTATGGAGAAGCTGGGATTTTAAAGAGAAAGCTGCTGAATGCTTAAAATTGACTTCTGATGATATGTTTGGCAACAAACTAATTGATGGCATTATTCCTGAGCCGCTTGGAGGTGCACATCAGGATCCGGAGTTAATGGGCAGAACTTTAAAAGATTACCTGATTAAAGATTTAGCTGCTTTAGGTAAACTAAAAACGGATAAACTGATTGAACAAAGAATTGAAAAATTCTGCGCGATGGGTGTAGTAAACGAATAA
- a CDS encoding S10 family peptidase — protein sequence MKFRFILATFLSMGIFAYAQQEPRKSQSKETVTTTQVTVKDEPKSSANERTIKVESSVVTNHAVTIDGKSVPYKAITGTLPVWDEDGKPIAGLFYTYYERSDVQNRDKRPLVISFNGGPGSASVWMHIAYTGPVVLNIDDEGYPVQPYGYKENPYSILDVADIIYIDPVNTGYSRAVSKDIPTNKFFGVRVDIKYLAEWINTFVTRNNRWASPKFLIGESYGTTRVSGLALELQNSQWMYLNGVVLVSPTELGIERSGPVDAALRLPYFAATAWYHKALSADLQSKDLTAMLPEVESFTINELIPAISQGGMLSPDKKKAIAVKMARYSGLSEKVILDYNLNVPADFFWKELLRDKGFTVGRLDSRYRGIDKMSAGEGPDYNAELTSWLHSFTPAINMYIRNELNYKTDLKYNMFGSVYPWDKSGDQTGDNLRQAMAQNPYLHLLVQSGYYDGGLRLFQRQIQHVAVRCSW from the coding sequence ATGAAATTCAGATTTATACTCGCTACATTTTTAAGCATGGGCATTTTTGCATATGCACAACAAGAACCAAGGAAAAGCCAATCTAAAGAAACTGTAACCACTACCCAGGTTACCGTTAAAGACGAACCTAAATCTTCAGCAAACGAAAGGACCATTAAAGTGGAGAGCTCGGTCGTTACCAATCACGCGGTAACCATCGATGGTAAATCCGTTCCCTATAAGGCTATAACAGGTACGCTGCCTGTTTGGGATGAAGATGGAAAACCAATTGCAGGTTTGTTTTATACTTATTACGAACGCAGTGATGTGCAAAATCGTGATAAGCGACCTTTAGTAATCTCTTTTAACGGCGGCCCGGGTTCGGCTTCAGTTTGGATGCACATTGCCTATACTGGTCCTGTGGTTTTGAATATTGATGACGAAGGTTATCCCGTGCAGCCTTATGGTTATAAAGAAAATCCATATTCTATTTTAGATGTTGCCGATATTATCTACATCGATCCGGTTAACACAGGTTATTCGAGAGCAGTGAGCAAAGATATTCCCACCAATAAGTTTTTTGGTGTTCGTGTAGATATTAAGTATTTAGCTGAGTGGATCAATACTTTTGTAACCCGCAATAACCGTTGGGCATCGCCAAAATTTTTAATTGGCGAAAGTTATGGTACCACACGCGTTTCAGGCTTAGCTTTAGAGCTGCAGAACAGCCAGTGGATGTATTTAAACGGCGTGGTATTGGTTTCGCCAACCGAACTCGGCATTGAACGTAGCGGCCCAGTTGATGCAGCTTTGCGTTTACCGTATTTTGCAGCTACCGCCTGGTACCATAAAGCCTTGTCAGCCGATTTACAAAGTAAAGATTTAACGGCGATGCTTCCTGAAGTGGAAAGTTTTACCATTAATGAGTTAATTCCTGCAATTTCGCAAGGGGGGATGTTGAGCCCCGATAAAAAGAAAGCCATTGCCGTAAAAATGGCCCGTTATTCTGGTCTTTCAGAAAAAGTGATATTAGATTATAACCTTAATGTACCTGCTGATTTCTTTTGGAAAGAACTGTTAAGAGATAAAGGTTTTACCGTTGGCAGGTTAGATTCGCGCTATCGTGGTATCGATAAAATGAGTGCCGGCGAAGGACCTGATTACAATGCAGAACTAACTTCGTGGTTACATTCCTTTACGCCAGCCATTAATATGTACATCCGTAACGAACTGAATTATAAAACCGATTTAAAATACAATATGTTCGGTTCCGTGTATCCATGGGATAAATCTGGAGATCAGACCGGCGATAATCTCCGTCAGGCCATGGCACAGAATCCTTATCTGCATTTATTGGTGCAATCGGGTTATTATGATGGGGGCCTGCGATTATTTCAACGCCAAATACAGCATGTGGCAGTTAGATGCAGCTGGTAA
- a CDS encoding SusD/RagB family nutrient-binding outer membrane lipoprotein, with protein sequence MKTIIKLYVPLLLSGLVLIAGCTKDFEKINTDPTAIGQEQYNPNFLLSTAQLNYTGSIDFAYETWRGNLIYASTMMQGMSSVISYWAGDKYMLNEGYTAAYWEKAYPDQVKYAADLVEFTKGKTQYNNVYQMGRIWKALIFERLTDLYGDIPYFDAGRGYYTANLYPKYDTQQAIYTDLLKEVDEASTALNASGDKVTGDLIFAGDIAKWKRFGNSLMLRMAMRLTKADATLAQAYINKAVGKTMTGDADNAFFKHDANGARVTQNRNAQVLLGDGGQENYYTRWSNTFINYLKANNDPRLGKVAVTKLYLTDGTKVQNPAFVTNPAVQKGMPNGKDLSGIGGRDVRQDPSYTDFTDYSSPNPGMLKRDGNTFILTYAETELLWAEAAQRYGIGGSAATHYNAGVTSAMTYLSQYDASMAVSGTDAATYLIAHPYVAANGLDMIGTQYWAHTITMLDFYEAWSNWRRTGIPALVPIVYPNTNTGGSIPRRFPYPLFEGVTNAVNYKAASAAVPGGDKLVGKVWWDK encoded by the coding sequence ATGAAAACGATCATAAAATTATACGTACCACTTTTATTATCTGGATTAGTCCTGATAGCTGGTTGTACAAAAGACTTCGAAAAAATTAATACAGATCCAACAGCTATTGGCCAGGAGCAATATAATCCGAACTTCCTTTTATCTACGGCTCAGTTAAATTATACCGGGAGCATCGATTTTGCTTATGAAACCTGGAGAGGAAATTTAATTTATGCTTCTACGATGATGCAGGGCATGTCCTCCGTTATCAGTTATTGGGCAGGTGACAAATACATGCTAAATGAAGGTTATACAGCTGCTTATTGGGAAAAAGCTTATCCAGATCAGGTGAAGTACGCTGCAGATTTAGTGGAGTTTACCAAAGGAAAAACTCAATATAATAACGTCTATCAGATGGGTAGAATCTGGAAAGCCCTGATTTTTGAGCGATTAACAGATCTATACGGCGATATACCTTATTTTGATGCAGGAAGAGGATATTATACGGCAAACTTATATCCTAAATATGATACACAACAAGCTATATATACCGATCTGTTAAAAGAGGTTGATGAGGCGAGTACTGCCTTAAATGCCAGTGGTGATAAAGTAACAGGAGATCTTATTTTTGCTGGCGACATTGCAAAATGGAAACGTTTCGGAAATAGTTTAATGCTCCGCATGGCCATGAGGCTAACCAAAGCTGATGCTACTTTAGCGCAGGCCTACATCAATAAAGCAGTTGGCAAAACCATGACTGGCGATGCAGATAATGCTTTCTTTAAACACGATGCCAATGGTGCCCGGGTAACGCAAAATAGAAATGCGCAGGTTTTATTAGGCGATGGTGGTCAGGAGAATTATTACACCAGGTGGAGCAATACCTTTATCAATTATTTAAAGGCCAATAACGACCCTCGTTTAGGTAAGGTAGCGGTAACCAAATTGTATTTAACTGATGGCACCAAGGTTCAAAATCCTGCTTTCGTTACTAATCCTGCCGTACAAAAAGGGATGCCAAATGGTAAAGATTTAAGTGGTATTGGAGGAAGAGATGTTCGTCAGGACCCTTCTTATACCGATTTTACTGATTATTCTTCTCCAAACCCGGGGATGTTGAAAAGAGATGGCAATACCTTTATTCTTACCTATGCAGAAACCGAACTGCTTTGGGCAGAGGCGGCACAACGTTATGGTATTGGCGGTTCGGCTGCTACGCATTACAATGCTGGAGTTACCTCTGCAATGACTTATCTTTCTCAATATGATGCATCAATGGCGGTAAGCGGAACAGATGCCGCGACTTATTTAATCGCCCATCCATATGTAGCGGCCAACGGTTTAGATATGATCGGTACTCAATATTGGGCCCATACTATTACCATGCTCGATTTTTATGAGGCCTGGTCGAACTGGAGAAGAACAGGTATTCCTGCACTGGTGCCTATTGTATATCCAAATACCAATACGGGCGGTTCAATTCCGCGTAGGTTCCCTTATCCACTTTTCGAAGGCGTTACTAATGCAGTAAACTATAAAGCTGCATCAGCCGCTGTTCCGGGAGGCGATAAGCTCGTAGGAAAAGTTTGGTGGGATAAATAA